The following proteins are encoded in a genomic region of Gimesia algae:
- a CDS encoding alkaline phosphatase, protein MNFAVSSRLLILILLFNLTPAQAEQPTEDHIRKIQTAAIKHKKSPVAHWGFDPNDYTQWSTHSLRLIPVYTFGTKNGVPGYNLKSYKGKNSPYRDKKKLEAIYGFLPENTLNPKAKYLDQTNLYDIQEAALKAGKKNIILFVFDGMDWQTTRAAALYYNAADKYNSGRGTGFHFQDYSADGTSQFGYMVTAPHNDGSNVDVNGQRVLNAGGKMRGGYNAKKGGSNPWTAGSDKKYLIGSPGNKYGEHAYPDSANTATSMTAGIKSYNNAINVDPNGAPVATIAHEAQEKGYSVGVVTSVPITHATPAATYAHNVSRNDYQDLARDLLGQTSISHPEQAMPGLDVVLGGGFGTMEKPTGGKSHGKNFVPGWKYISEETINKADVKQGGKYTVALRTPQVKGKDGLKQATDAAIKNKTRLLGVYGVEKYAAHLPYQTANGDYQPAPGLKNSSEVYSESDIAENPTLADMTESALAVLSQNKQGFWLLVEAGDVDWANHDNNLDNSIGAVKSGDDAFKVITDWVEKNSNWDETIVILTADHGHYLNIDQPEALIPQKKEAK, encoded by the coding sequence ATGAATTTTGCTGTTTCTTCCCGCCTGTTGATTCTGATCCTGTTGTTCAATCTGACTCCTGCCCAGGCGGAACAACCGACTGAAGATCACATTCGAAAGATCCAGACTGCAGCGATTAAGCATAAGAAGAGCCCGGTCGCCCACTGGGGCTTTGATCCGAATGACTATACCCAATGGTCCACTCATTCCCTGCGGCTGATTCCGGTCTACACCTTCGGCACCAAGAACGGTGTACCCGGTTATAATCTGAAGTCGTACAAAGGGAAAAACAGCCCTTATCGCGACAAAAAAAAACTCGAAGCCATTTATGGATTTCTGCCTGAGAATACGCTGAACCCGAAAGCTAAATATCTGGACCAGACCAACCTCTATGATATCCAGGAGGCAGCGCTCAAAGCGGGCAAAAAGAATATCATCCTGTTTGTATTTGATGGCATGGACTGGCAGACCACCCGCGCCGCAGCCCTGTATTACAACGCGGCTGACAAGTACAACAGCGGTCGGGGAACCGGTTTCCATTTTCAGGATTACTCGGCTGATGGCACCTCGCAGTTTGGTTACATGGTGACGGCGCCTCACAACGATGGCTCCAACGTGGATGTGAATGGCCAACGTGTTCTCAACGCAGGTGGAAAAATGCGTGGGGGATATAATGCAAAAAAAGGGGGCTCCAATCCCTGGACGGCAGGCAGCGATAAAAAATATCTGATTGGCAGCCCCGGTAACAAGTATGGCGAGCACGCTTACCCTGATTCGGCCAACACCGCCACTTCCATGACCGCCGGTATCAAGTCCTACAATAACGCGATCAACGTAGATCCCAATGGTGCCCCTGTTGCAACCATTGCACACGAAGCACAGGAGAAAGGTTATTCCGTTGGCGTTGTTACCAGTGTTCCCATTACTCATGCCACACCTGCTGCCACTTATGCACACAATGTCAGCCGTAACGACTATCAGGACCTGGCCCGCGACCTCTTGGGACAAACTTCAATTTCCCATCCGGAGCAGGCGATGCCTGGCCTGGATGTCGTGCTGGGGGGAGGCTTTGGCACGATGGAAAAACCGACCGGCGGCAAATCGCATGGCAAGAACTTCGTGCCCGGCTGGAAATACATTTCGGAAGAAACCATCAACAAGGCAGACGTCAAACAAGGTGGAAAATACACGGTCGCTTTAAGAACTCCCCAGGTCAAAGGGAAAGATGGCCTGAAACAGGCAACCGACGCCGCCATCAAAAATAAAACACGACTGCTGGGCGTGTATGGCGTCGAGAAATACGCGGCCCATCTCCCCTACCAGACAGCCAACGGCGATTACCAGCCCGCTCCGGGATTAAAGAACAGTTCTGAAGTTTACTCTGAATCAGATATCGCTGAAAACCCGACACTGGCTGATATGACTGAGTCGGCACTCGCCGTCCTCAGCCAGAACAAACAGGGTTTCTGGCTGCTGGTGGAAGCCGGAGATGTCGACTGGGCCAACCACGATAACAATCTGGATAACTCCATCGGCGCTGTCAAAAGCGGCGATGACGCGTTTAAGGTGATTACCGACTGGGTGGAGAAGAACAGCAACTGGGATGAAACCATCGTGATTCTCACCGCCGATCATGGACACTATCTGAATATTGATCAGCCGGAAGCGTTGATCCCGCAGAAAAAAGAAGCGAAGTAA
- a CDS encoding penicillin-binding transpeptidase domain-containing protein, translated as MRNRPGSNHLDSESEASGNPFQVDGLPGLRVCLLGLFLLAPLLAVGGRLAFIQMMNAEHFYSQFGKTTESFETIPSRDGRIVSIDGRVLAMDVERFDLQVHYRWLEEPPNERWLQQQALTLLKPVERRQKEKVEAAREKVLARRQQLWEELALVMQVPQQDLLASGNEIQKRVENIIESVNERAEQKRAETQSVEVAVKKAETTPTDYPQAFWKLLKETLTRPPRRPQRERIVVREELDYHTVKSEIPREIALAISAHPEHFPGVNIQVATLREYPQKTIAPHELGIRHRIDEKTLAARREQYPDGDPLDYKEGDRIGKMGIERSYDRFLRGLRGLKRVVKNRQGEIIRSEVVREPKSGDDVVLTLNTRLQGDVQNLLDQSLDELAQQKDENDSPLIEPSTGGCIVVLDVRSGAIVATASAPRYDLNLLLNPSPEEWQAVLDDPRRPLFPRATQMMLPPGSTFKALTSIALLESGKIDPDEMYPCRGYLDRPDRHRDYIYRHYGVGHNDINLTQALCQSCNVYFFQAARTMGPETICHWADQLGFGKPTGIDISGERGGHLPDPSSDRKKGKSPWYPGDTLGIAIGQSRLTVTPLQIARLMAVIANNGELVVPHLAYSIVPSAESTTTTRQIISHPQRYVSGIHPDTLERVREGLIDVVANPHGTGYKTVRMKEISIAGKTGTAETGGGKNDHAWFAGFVPATRPKYAFAVVIEHGGSGSRVAGPVAQKLVRAMLDTGLLQSTAGKLQAN; from the coding sequence ATGCGTAATCGTCCCGGCAGTAATCATCTGGATTCAGAAAGCGAAGCGAGCGGTAATCCGTTTCAGGTGGATGGTCTGCCTGGTCTGCGGGTCTGTCTGCTGGGTCTGTTTCTGCTGGCACCGCTGCTGGCGGTTGGTGGGCGGCTGGCGTTCATTCAGATGATGAATGCCGAGCATTTTTACTCGCAGTTTGGCAAGACGACCGAATCCTTCGAGACGATTCCCAGCCGAGACGGACGTATTGTCTCCATCGATGGACGCGTGCTGGCAATGGATGTCGAACGCTTCGACCTGCAGGTGCATTACCGCTGGCTGGAAGAGCCGCCCAATGAACGCTGGTTACAACAGCAGGCGCTGACACTGTTAAAACCGGTCGAGCGTCGTCAAAAAGAAAAAGTCGAGGCGGCCCGCGAAAAAGTGCTCGCGCGTCGTCAGCAGTTGTGGGAAGAACTGGCATTGGTGATGCAAGTTCCTCAACAGGACTTGCTGGCTTCCGGTAATGAGATTCAGAAACGCGTAGAAAATATTATTGAAAGCGTGAATGAGAGAGCCGAACAAAAGCGCGCGGAGACGCAGTCGGTCGAAGTGGCTGTCAAAAAAGCTGAAACAACGCCGACTGATTATCCGCAGGCGTTCTGGAAACTGTTGAAAGAAACATTAACCCGTCCACCCCGAAGACCACAGCGGGAACGGATTGTCGTCCGTGAAGAGCTGGATTACCATACTGTGAAGTCAGAAATTCCCCGTGAGATTGCACTGGCGATTTCCGCCCATCCGGAGCACTTTCCCGGCGTGAATATCCAGGTGGCAACGCTCCGCGAGTATCCGCAGAAAACGATCGCCCCGCACGAACTGGGGATTCGACATCGCATCGATGAAAAAACGCTGGCTGCCAGACGCGAACAGTATCCCGACGGAGATCCGCTGGATTACAAGGAAGGCGACCGCATCGGCAAAATGGGGATCGAACGCTCGTACGATCGATTCCTGCGTGGGTTGCGTGGCTTAAAACGTGTCGTGAAAAACAGGCAGGGCGAAATCATCCGCAGCGAAGTCGTTCGCGAACCCAAATCGGGTGACGATGTCGTGTTGACTTTGAATACACGGCTGCAGGGAGACGTTCAGAATCTGCTGGATCAGTCGTTGGACGAATTGGCGCAGCAGAAGGATGAAAACGATTCACCCCTGATTGAGCCTTCCACAGGGGGCTGCATCGTGGTCCTTGATGTACGGAGTGGCGCGATCGTCGCGACCGCATCTGCACCGCGGTACGACCTCAATCTACTGCTGAATCCATCTCCGGAAGAATGGCAGGCGGTGCTGGATGATCCACGGCGTCCTTTGTTTCCCCGGGCCACTCAGATGATGCTGCCCCCCGGCTCGACCTTTAAAGCACTGACTTCGATCGCATTACTGGAAAGTGGCAAGATCGATCCGGATGAGATGTATCCCTGCCGCGGTTACCTGGACCGACCTGATCGGCATCGCGACTATATTTACCGGCACTATGGAGTCGGTCACAACGACATTAATCTCACACAGGCGTTATGCCAGTCCTGTAACGTCTACTTTTTTCAGGCAGCCCGCACGATGGGACCGGAGACGATCTGCCACTGGGCCGATCAACTGGGGTTCGGCAAGCCGACCGGCATTGATATTTCCGGCGAACGCGGCGGTCATCTGCCCGACCCTTCATCCGACAGGAAAAAAGGCAAGTCTCCCTGGTATCCCGGCGATACACTGGGCATTGCCATTGGTCAATCCCGGTTGACAGTCACGCCTTTACAGATCGCGCGGCTCATGGCGGTGATTGCCAATAATGGCGAACTGGTCGTCCCCCATCTGGCTTACAGCATTGTTCCCTCGGCAGAATCGACGACGACCACCAGACAGATTATCTCTCATCCCCAGCGCTATGTGAGTGGCATTCATCCGGATACCCTGGAACGCGTGCGGGAAGGCTTGATCGATGTCGTAGCGAATCCTCACGGAACCGGCTACAAAACGGTACGGATGAAAGAAATTTCCATCGCCGGAAAAACGGGGACCGCGGAGACCGGCGGAGGCAAAAATGATCACGCCTGGTTTGCCGGTTTTGTACCAGCCACCCGACCCAAATATGCGTTTGCCGTTGTGATTGAACATGGCGGTTCCGGCAGCCGTGTCGCGGGACCGGTCGCACAGAAACTGGTGCGGGCGATGCTCGATACCGGATTACTTCAATCCACGGCAGGCAAACTGCAGGCAAACTGA
- the mreC gene encoding rod shape-determining protein MreC: MKRETRFSEIKLVLLAFLVSGSLYAMPAEYSSRLYNLIRDTARPGLILVQQMKAWEATVAKADATDPRVTQLERQLTDSKQANRRLELQSLQFSEELQRLKQTGVPNYQTQSSDRLLVPDLLEAQILGESAISLLREGQLLNQGREQGVFESSFVLESDYPLIDQGTAQGIKPGYALYAGQAVIGKIDEVGSWTSSLIPITSVKYRGSARIARRTEQGLQLGTDGILVGLGEGKCELLQIPPTESIQVGQDVYTGEVDRALPLSMQSTLGQPMYYGRVMEAELPRGAPYWKIIVEPAVTLSDIKQVSVLRQIINPRRMLAN, from the coding sequence ATGAAACGCGAAACGCGGTTTTCGGAAATCAAACTGGTCCTGCTGGCATTCCTGGTTTCAGGCAGCCTGTATGCGATGCCGGCAGAGTATTCGAGTCGGCTGTATAATCTGATTCGCGATACAGCCCGGCCCGGCTTGATACTCGTGCAGCAGATGAAAGCCTGGGAAGCGACTGTGGCAAAAGCGGACGCGACCGATCCGCGTGTGACGCAGCTGGAACGACAGTTGACCGACAGTAAACAGGCAAACCGCAGGCTGGAGTTGCAGTCGCTGCAGTTCTCCGAAGAGTTACAGCGCTTGAAACAGACAGGCGTTCCCAACTATCAGACACAGTCCAGCGACCGTCTGCTGGTTCCGGATCTGCTCGAAGCGCAGATTCTGGGCGAGTCGGCGATCTCACTGTTACGGGAAGGACAGTTGCTCAATCAGGGACGTGAGCAGGGAGTGTTCGAATCATCGTTCGTATTGGAATCCGATTACCCTCTGATAGATCAGGGGACCGCGCAAGGCATCAAACCCGGGTATGCCTTATATGCAGGGCAAGCAGTCATCGGAAAAATTGACGAAGTCGGCAGCTGGACCAGCAGTCTGATTCCCATCACGTCGGTCAAGTACCGTGGCTCGGCACGCATTGCCCGCCGGACAGAGCAGGGCTTACAGCTGGGCACTGATGGAATTCTGGTGGGTCTGGGAGAAGGCAAATGTGAACTGCTGCAGATTCCACCCACCGAATCAATCCAGGTCGGGCAGGACGTTTATACGGGGGAAGTCGATCGCGCGCTTCCGCTAAGTATGCAGTCCACGCTGGGGCAGCCCATGTATTACGGTCGCGTGATGGAAGCAGAACTGCCTCGTGGGGCACCTTACTGGAAAATAATTGTAGAGCCAGCCGTCACGCTGTCTGATATCAAACAGGTCAGTGTGCTGCGACAGATCATCAATCCGCGACGGATGCTGGCTAACTGA
- a CDS encoding rod shape-determining protein, with translation MLHRLRQWLCPDLAIDLGTANTIVAIQGEGIALDEPSVVALHKGSRKILGKGTAVGKLAKQMLGRTPDSIIAVRPLKEGVITDFELCEAMLRYFIHKARHHSRGLRPRVVIAVPGSITPVEKRAVFNSAERAGAGRVYLIEESKAAGIGAGLPISEPMASMVCDIGGGTTEVAIMSMGDTVVSNSVRIGGDRCDDAIVEYMKQHYSLRIGVQTAEDLKLELGSAYPLEQELTGEVKGLDIISSIPRKAIVTSEELRDALHGPLESILNCCKQTIEQCKPELVADLADNGLVLTGGGALLRGLAYYMSEQLGIPVRVDEDPLRTVARGTAICLEHLSQWRHAFDNGDGDF, from the coding sequence ATGCTGCACCGTTTACGTCAATGGCTCTGTCCTGACTTGGCGATCGATCTGGGAACGGCGAATACGATCGTCGCGATCCAGGGCGAGGGCATTGCGCTGGACGAACCCTCGGTGGTTGCATTGCATAAAGGCAGCCGCAAGATTCTGGGCAAAGGAACCGCCGTCGGCAAACTGGCCAAACAGATGCTGGGCCGCACGCCTGACAGTATCATCGCTGTCCGTCCGCTTAAAGAAGGTGTGATCACCGACTTCGAACTGTGCGAGGCGATGCTCCGTTATTTCATACACAAAGCCCGCCATCATTCGCGCGGCTTGCGACCTCGGGTTGTGATCGCAGTTCCTGGTAGTATTACACCGGTCGAGAAACGGGCCGTGTTCAACAGTGCCGAGCGCGCGGGTGCCGGTCGTGTCTATTTAATTGAAGAATCGAAAGCAGCGGGCATCGGTGCCGGCCTGCCGATTTCAGAGCCGATGGCGAGCATGGTATGTGACATTGGTGGGGGCACGACGGAAGTCGCCATCATGAGTATGGGCGATACCGTCGTCAGTAATTCGGTTCGCATTGGCGGCGATCGTTGTGACGATGCGATTGTCGAATACATGAAGCAGCATTATTCGCTACGGATTGGCGTGCAGACCGCAGAAGACTTGAAGCTGGAACTGGGCAGCGCCTATCCCCTGGAGCAGGAGTTGACGGGCGAAGTCAAAGGCCTGGATATTATCAGCAGCATTCCCCGCAAAGCAATCGTGACCAGTGAAGAACTGCGGGATGCATTACATGGACCGCTGGAATCCATCCTGAACTGCTGCAAGCAGACCATCGAACAGTGTAAGCCGGAACTGGTGGCGGATCTGGCCGACAATGGCCTGGTACTCACGGGCGGCGGTGCGCTGCTTCGCGGCCTGGCTTATTACATGAGCGAACAACTGGGAATTCCCGTACGCGTTGATGAGGATCCGCTCCGGACCGTCGCGCGAGGCACCGCGATCTGCCTCGAACATCTCAGTCAGTGGCGACATGCCTTTGATAATGGCGATGGCGATTTTTAA
- a CDS encoding CPBP family intramembrane glutamic endopeptidase: MADWDEEEDFEETTAPEQQSFILGGSLISIGIIVIAFGVGWGLGVSPLANLNWNWMDLLIGALAALPLYLFFFWTAKLPIKSFQQIQQFLLEELGPRVEHGKVWELFILCIFIGLGEEMLFRGVLQSWATQYGVVAAIIFTNILFGVLHSITRLYVIVATLMGVYMSLLLILFTPQNLLIPVTTHTVYDFMCFMYVMRVYRQQKEAGQPYESE, from the coding sequence ATGGCAGATTGGGATGAAGAAGAAGATTTTGAAGAAACGACTGCGCCAGAACAGCAATCTTTCATCCTGGGTGGCTCTCTGATTTCAATCGGCATCATTGTGATTGCCTTCGGAGTCGGCTGGGGATTGGGTGTCAGTCCGCTTGCCAACCTCAACTGGAACTGGATGGATCTGCTGATTGGCGCACTGGCTGCGCTGCCTTTGTATCTGTTTTTTTTCTGGACAGCAAAATTGCCTATCAAGAGTTTTCAACAGATCCAGCAGTTCCTGCTTGAAGAACTCGGGCCCCGCGTGGAGCACGGTAAAGTCTGGGAGTTATTCATCCTCTGTATCTTTATCGGCCTGGGTGAAGAGATGCTGTTTCGCGGCGTACTGCAGTCCTGGGCGACACAATACGGAGTCGTTGCTGCCATCATCTTCACCAACATTCTGTTTGGCGTTTTACATTCCATCACGCGGCTGTACGTCATCGTGGCAACACTGATGGGCGTTTACATGAGCCTGCTGCTGATTCTCTTTACGCCCCAGAATCTGCTGATTCCGGTCACTACACATACCGTCTACGACTTCATGTGCTTTATGTATGTCATGCGCGTGTATCGCCAGCAGAAAGAGGCTGGGCAGCCATACGAATCAGAGTAA
- a CDS encoding TlpA disulfide reductase family protein — protein sequence MRFWLNCMTMLTILCVSQVVAAEQQQAGAEEAKPFLTVKLLDETGKPVEGAQTGMVAIVNGFDREQGASWTFGHFELTSDSEGLIQFRDPDKYRGMVYARHAGRGLVAVKRTDLIEDKQSPLVLTMYPECHVTWKIKSSQLNQIGKETGKVRGLSASENMICQWCQDTGSTLHFFLPPGTFSIVGHSNHINPVEKTIVIKAGKKEFDAGMSDARAKQWILLEGQPAPEITDVREWKNGPPVKLSQLRGKVVVLEFWGWWCGPCVYSGIPELFKLREEYSQDELAIIGIHTPYGEDDEVTSVKELDGKLIKIRKNIWKGKTINFPVALTHFRKLPFSPEGEPIANAKMNVEYGINSFPSSIVIDRQGNVVGKLNLWEKADRDKLKQLIEAK from the coding sequence ATGCGCTTCTGGCTGAATTGTATGACAATGCTTACCATCCTCTGCGTTTCTCAGGTTGTTGCTGCAGAGCAGCAGCAGGCAGGGGCTGAGGAAGCTAAACCGTTTCTCACCGTGAAGCTCCTCGATGAAACAGGTAAACCGGTCGAAGGAGCGCAGACCGGGATGGTGGCTATCGTCAACGGTTTTGATCGTGAGCAGGGAGCGAGTTGGACTTTCGGTCACTTTGAACTCACGTCAGACTCGGAAGGGCTCATCCAGTTTCGCGATCCGGATAAATATCGCGGCATGGTCTATGCGCGTCACGCCGGGCGCGGCCTGGTCGCCGTGAAACGGACGGATTTGATTGAAGACAAACAGTCGCCACTGGTGCTGACCATGTATCCCGAATGTCATGTCACCTGGAAAATCAAAAGCAGTCAGTTAAATCAGATCGGGAAAGAAACCGGTAAAGTTCGTGGTTTAAGCGCTTCGGAAAACATGATTTGCCAGTGGTGTCAGGACACAGGTTCGACGCTCCATTTTTTTCTCCCGCCGGGAACGTTTTCTATTGTGGGCCACTCAAATCATATTAATCCGGTTGAAAAAACAATCGTCATCAAAGCGGGAAAGAAAGAATTTGATGCGGGGATGTCGGACGCCCGTGCCAAGCAGTGGATTTTACTTGAAGGGCAACCTGCTCCTGAAATTACTGATGTTCGAGAATGGAAAAACGGCCCACCGGTCAAACTATCACAGCTCAGAGGAAAAGTGGTTGTTTTGGAATTCTGGGGCTGGTGGTGTGGTCCTTGCGTATATTCCGGCATTCCGGAACTCTTTAAGCTGCGGGAAGAATATTCACAGGACGAACTCGCAATCATTGGCATACACACGCCGTATGGTGAAGATGACGAAGTGACTTCGGTCAAAGAACTGGATGGGAAGCTGATCAAAATCCGAAAGAATATCTGGAAGGGAAAAACGATTAACTTTCCAGTGGCCCTCACCCATTTTCGAAAATTGCCGTTCTCTCCCGAAGGAGAACCAATTGCGAACGCAAAAATGAACGTTGAATACGGGATCAACAGCTTCCCGAGTTCTATTGTGATCGACCGCCAGGGAAATGTTGTCGGGAAATTGAATCTGTGGGAAAAAGCAGACCGCGACAAACTGAAACAGTTGATCGAAGCAAAGTGA
- a CDS encoding Gfo/Idh/MocA family protein: MATGFGIVGCGMISNFHAKALEEIRGAKLVACFDRFAASADKFAEANGCTAYHDLDEMLADPEVDVVTICTPSGAHMDPAVAAAKAGKHVVVEKPLEITLKRCDAIIDACKKNKVQLATIMPSRFGAANQELKKAIDKGRFGKLTLGDTYVKWWRTQEYYDSGGWRGTWEMDGGGAYMNQAIHNVDLLFWFMGEVADVNGMTGTLAHKRIEVEDTGVATIRFKNGALGVIEATTSVFPGLLKKTEISGTKGTVIIEQDDVLHWEFEKENARDEKIRTELAKKSGNTGGASDPSAISYAGHMEQLKDFIKSIKTGKKPFVDGNDGRKSVEIILAIYQSSWTGKQVSLPLKRDPRIPKAK; encoded by the coding sequence ATGGCAACAGGTTTTGGAATTGTCGGCTGTGGCATGATTTCGAATTTTCATGCAAAGGCACTGGAAGAAATTCGCGGTGCTAAGCTGGTCGCCTGCTTTGATCGATTTGCAGCATCAGCAGATAAATTTGCAGAAGCGAATGGTTGCACGGCCTATCATGATTTGGATGAAATGCTGGCAGATCCCGAAGTGGATGTTGTCACCATCTGCACCCCCAGCGGGGCACACATGGATCCCGCGGTCGCCGCTGCCAAAGCAGGCAAACATGTCGTGGTCGAAAAGCCACTCGAAATCACACTCAAACGCTGTGATGCGATTATTGACGCCTGCAAAAAGAATAAAGTACAGCTGGCAACCATCATGCCTTCCCGCTTTGGTGCCGCCAATCAGGAACTGAAAAAAGCGATCGATAAAGGCCGCTTCGGTAAACTGACCTTAGGCGATACTTATGTCAAATGGTGGCGGACACAAGAGTACTACGATTCCGGCGGATGGCGTGGTACCTGGGAAATGGATGGCGGCGGCGCCTACATGAACCAGGCGATTCATAACGTCGACCTGCTGTTCTGGTTCATGGGTGAAGTCGCCGACGTGAACGGCATGACCGGTACCCTGGCTCATAAGCGAATCGAAGTCGAAGATACCGGCGTCGCTACCATTCGCTTCAAAAACGGTGCCCTGGGTGTGATCGAAGCGACCACCAGCGTCTTCCCCGGCCTGCTCAAGAAAACCGAAATCTCTGGTACCAAAGGGACCGTGATCATCGAACAGGACGATGTACTGCACTGGGAGTTCGAAAAAGAGAACGCCCGCGATGAAAAGATCCGCACCGAACTGGCAAAGAAGAGCGGCAACACCGGCGGTGCCAGTGATCCGTCTGCGATCTCCTATGCCGGTCACATGGAACAGCTCAAAGACTTCATCAAGTCGATCAAAACCGGCAAGAAGCCGTTTGTCGATGGCAACGATGGCCGCAAGAGTGTGGAAATCATTCTGGCGATCTATCAGTCTTCCTGGACTGGAAAACAGGTATCACTGCCTCTGAAACGTGATCCCCGGATTCCAAAAGCAAAATAA
- the tyrS gene encoding tyrosine--tRNA ligase: protein MQFLPVEEQLAVLRRGVEKIVPEQELAEKLKWSRETGTPLRVKYGIDPTGIDLHLGHTVPMRKMRQFQELGHQAVIIIGNYTALVGDPSGRDETRARLTAEQVEANAVDYLNQVGKVIDLENAEVVRNGDWFSKMNFAEILELCSKVTVAQLLTRDDFSKRYREEAAIYLHECLYPIMQAWDSVEIKADIELGGTEQLYSFMLARDLQKGQGLRQQVSVMSPILVGTDGVRRMGKSLGNYIGISESPYDMMKKFMQLSDDSMQMFFELLTDFPLDEVQTILAGHPKEAKVKLAKTIITEYHDATAAEDSADRWQREIGSGGLPDDIPVAKISRSELNEDGTLPAANLLKQLGLCASTSDARRSIQQGGAKIGEDKVKIEAHDQAIAVESGMLLWVGKKRFCQVELLD, encoded by the coding sequence ATGCAATTTTTGCCTGTAGAAGAGCAGTTGGCTGTCCTCCGACGTGGTGTGGAAAAGATCGTTCCCGAACAGGAACTGGCCGAAAAATTAAAATGGAGCCGGGAAACGGGAACACCCCTGCGCGTGAAATATGGAATCGATCCGACAGGGATTGACCTCCATCTGGGGCATACGGTTCCCATGCGAAAGATGCGCCAGTTTCAGGAGTTGGGGCATCAGGCGGTGATCATCATCGGCAATTACACCGCGCTGGTCGGCGACCCCAGTGGTCGCGATGAAACCCGCGCCCGACTGACAGCAGAACAGGTCGAAGCCAATGCGGTCGACTACCTGAATCAGGTTGGAAAAGTCATCGATCTGGAAAATGCAGAAGTTGTGCGTAACGGCGACTGGTTCAGCAAAATGAACTTTGCGGAGATTCTCGAACTCTGCAGCAAAGTCACCGTCGCTCAATTACTGACCCGCGATGATTTCTCGAAGCGATACCGTGAAGAAGCCGCCATTTATCTGCACGAGTGCCTGTACCCGATCATGCAGGCCTGGGATTCTGTCGAGATCAAAGCCGACATCGAACTGGGAGGCACCGAACAGCTTTACTCCTTCATGCTGGCCCGCGACCTGCAGAAAGGTCAAGGACTGCGACAGCAGGTAAGCGTCATGTCACCTATTCTGGTGGGTACGGATGGCGTGCGCCGCATGGGCAAAAGTCTGGGTAACTACATCGGCATCAGCGAATCGCCTTATGACATGATGAAAAAATTCATGCAACTCTCTGATGACAGTATGCAGATGTTTTTTGAACTGCTGACCGATTTCCCTCTGGATGAAGTGCAAACCATTCTGGCCGGTCACCCCAAAGAAGCCAAAGTCAAACTGGCCAAAACGATTATCACAGAGTACCACGATGCCACGGCTGCTGAGGATTCTGCCGACCGCTGGCAGCGGGAAATTGGATCTGGTGGTCTGCCAGACGATATTCCCGTCGCAAAGATTTCCCGATCCGAATTAAATGAGGATGGAACGTTGCCTGCTGCGAATCTGCTCAAGCAACTGGGCCTGTGTGCTTCTACCAGTGATGCCCGGCGTTCGATTCAACAGGGGGGTGCTAAAATAGGGGAAGACAAAGTGAAGATCGAAGCCCATGATCAGGCGATTGCCGTGGAATCAGGCATGTTACTCTGGGTTGGCAAGAAACGGTTCTGCCAGGTGGAACTGCTGGATTGA